A window of Cellulomonas fimi contains these coding sequences:
- a CDS encoding glycoside hydrolase family 16 protein, protein MPGPRTTFEDDFDGHDLDRTVWTPHYLPAWSSREQSAATYAVRDSCLHLRIPPGQPLWCAGDHQPPLRVSAVQSANRSGPVGSTDGQQPYREGLVVREAQTELLGWTPGPGYVEMRARAVLSPRSMVSLWMVGLEDVPERCAEICVMEVFGDAVVPGESAAVGMGLHAFRDPAVREDFETPRLPIDVARPHTYAVRWTPEHATFSVDGAVVRRAVRPPAYPLQLMLAVFDFPDRATPGDDVVPELVVDHVRGWSG, encoded by the coding sequence ATGCCGGGACCGCGGACGACGTTCGAGGACGACTTCGACGGGCACGACCTCGACAGGACCGTCTGGACGCCGCACTACCTGCCGGCGTGGAGCTCGCGCGAGCAGAGCGCGGCGACGTACGCGGTGCGGGACTCGTGCCTGCACCTGAGGATCCCGCCCGGCCAGCCGCTCTGGTGCGCGGGCGACCACCAGCCGCCGCTGCGGGTGTCGGCCGTGCAGTCCGCGAACCGCTCGGGCCCCGTCGGCAGCACCGACGGCCAGCAGCCGTACCGCGAGGGCCTGGTCGTGCGAGAGGCGCAGACGGAGCTGCTCGGGTGGACGCCCGGGCCCGGGTACGTCGAGATGCGGGCGCGGGCGGTGCTGTCGCCGCGGTCGATGGTGTCGCTCTGGATGGTCGGGCTCGAGGACGTGCCCGAGCGGTGCGCGGAGATCTGCGTCATGGAGGTGTTCGGCGACGCGGTCGTGCCGGGCGAGTCGGCGGCGGTCGGCATGGGGCTGCACGCGTTCCGCGACCCGGCGGTGCGGGAGGACTTCGAGACGCCGCGACTGCCGATCGACGTCGCCCGCCCGCACACGTACGCGGTCCGCTGGACGCCGGAGCACGCGACCTTCAGCGTCGACGGTGCCGTCGTGCGACGGGCCGTGCGCCCGCCGGCCTACCCGCTGCAGCTCATGCTCGCGGTGTTCGACTTCCCCGACCGCGCGACGCCCGGCGACGACGTCGTGCCCGAGCTCGTGGTCGACCACGTGCGCGGGTGGTCGGGGTGA
- a CDS encoding alpha/beta fold hydrolase has translation MGTITTTDGVEIFYKDWGSGQPIVFSHGWPLSADDWDTQLLFFLNEGYRVIAHDRRGHGRSSQVADGHDMDHYADDLAALTAHLDLHDAVHIGHSTGGGEVVRYLGRHGESRVAKAVLIAAVPPLMVQTDTNPGGLPKAVFDGLQAEVAAHRSDFYRALPSGPFYGYNRPGAEPSEAVIANWWRQGMMGSAKAHYDGIVAFSQTDFTDDLKTITVPVLVQHGDDDQIVPYANSGPLSAELVQNGTLKTYEGFPHGMPTTHADVINADILEFIRS, from the coding sequence ATGGGCACGATCACCACGACCGACGGCGTCGAGATCTTCTACAAGGACTGGGGCTCGGGGCAGCCGATCGTGTTCAGCCACGGCTGGCCGCTGTCGGCCGACGACTGGGACACGCAGCTCCTGTTCTTCCTGAACGAGGGGTACCGCGTCATCGCGCACGACCGGCGGGGCCACGGCCGGTCGTCGCAGGTCGCCGACGGGCACGACATGGACCACTACGCCGACGACCTCGCGGCTCTCACCGCGCACCTGGACCTGCACGACGCGGTGCACATCGGCCACTCGACGGGTGGCGGCGAGGTGGTCCGCTACCTCGGCCGGCACGGCGAGAGCCGCGTCGCGAAGGCCGTGCTCATCGCGGCCGTGCCGCCGCTCATGGTCCAGACCGACACGAACCCCGGCGGGCTGCCGAAGGCCGTCTTCGACGGGCTCCAGGCCGAGGTCGCCGCACACCGCTCCGACTTCTACCGCGCACTGCCGTCCGGACCGTTCTACGGGTACAACCGGCCGGGGGCCGAGCCGTCGGAGGCGGTCATCGCGAACTGGTGGCGGCAGGGGATGATGGGCAGCGCGAAGGCGCACTACGACGGCATCGTCGCGTTCTCGCAGACCGACTTCACCGACGACCTCAAGACCATCACCGTGCCCGTCCTCGTGCAGCACGGCGACGACGACCAGATCGTGCCCTACGCCAACTCCGGGCCGCTCAGCGCCGAGCTCGTGCAGAACGGCACGCTCAAGACCTACGAGGGCTTCCCGCACGGCATGCCGACGACGCACGCCGACGTCATCAACGCGGACATCCTGGAGTTCATCCGGTCCTGA
- the fabG gene encoding 3-oxoacyl-ACP reductase FabG, with translation MTTARTALVTGAARGIGAATALRLARDGYRVAVLDLSGQDAETTAAAIREAGGESVAVGADVSDEDAVTAAVAQVADTLGPPTVLVNNAGILRDNLLFRMSATDFDDVVRVHLRGAFLVSRAVQAYQVEARWGRVVNLSSTSALGHRGQANYAAAKAGIQGFTRTLAIELGPFGVTVNAVAPGFVETEMTRAVADRLGVPFAELVESEAKAVPVRRVGRPEDVAAAVSFFASQEAGFVSGQVLYVAGGPRA, from the coding sequence GTGACGACAGCCAGGACCGCCCTCGTGACCGGCGCCGCGCGCGGGATCGGGGCGGCGACCGCCCTCCGCCTCGCGCGCGACGGCTACCGGGTCGCGGTGCTCGACCTCTCCGGCCAGGACGCCGAGACGACGGCCGCGGCGATCCGCGAGGCGGGGGGCGAGTCGGTCGCGGTCGGCGCCGACGTGTCCGACGAGGACGCCGTCACCGCGGCCGTCGCCCAGGTCGCCGACACGCTCGGCCCGCCGACGGTGCTCGTGAACAACGCCGGGATCCTGCGGGACAACCTGCTGTTCCGGATGTCGGCCACGGACTTCGACGACGTCGTGCGCGTGCACCTGCGCGGCGCGTTCCTCGTCAGCCGCGCGGTGCAGGCGTACCAGGTGGAGGCGCGGTGGGGTCGCGTCGTGAACCTGTCGAGCACGTCGGCGCTCGGCCACCGCGGGCAGGCGAACTACGCGGCGGCCAAGGCCGGCATCCAGGGGTTCACGCGCACGCTCGCGATCGAGCTGGGTCCGTTCGGCGTCACGGTCAACGCGGTCGCACCGGGGTTCGTCGAGACCGAGATGACGCGCGCGGTCGCCGACCGGCTCGGTGTGCCGTTCGCGGAGCTGGTCGAGTCCGAGGCGAAGGCCGTCCCGGTGCGCCGGGTGGGCCGGCCCGAGGACGTCGCCGCGGCGGTCTCGTTCTTCGCCTCGCAGGAGGCGGGCTTCGTGTCGGGCCAGGTCCTCTACGTCGCGGGCGGGCCGCGCGCGTGA
- a CDS encoding acyl-CoA thioesterase: MTTGSGRGRPAPTPYPHRAPFPTRWQDNDQYGHVNNAVYYEAMDTTINAWLLRAGLDPLGGDRIAVCVASSCEFREPSSFPDPWEVGLRAGAVGTTSVTWELGILRPGADDALATGRFVHVWVDRGTRRPVPVPDGIRAAIERDLLT, encoded by the coding sequence GTGACGACCGGCTCCGGACGCGGCCGCCCGGCGCCGACGCCGTACCCGCACCGCGCACCGTTCCCGACCCGGTGGCAGGACAACGACCAGTACGGGCACGTCAACAACGCCGTCTACTACGAGGCGATGGACACCACGATCAACGCCTGGCTGCTGCGGGCCGGACTCGACCCGCTCGGCGGCGACCGCATCGCGGTGTGCGTCGCGTCGTCGTGCGAGTTCCGCGAGCCCTCGTCGTTCCCCGACCCGTGGGAGGTCGGCCTGCGCGCGGGCGCGGTGGGCACGACGAGCGTCACGTGGGAGCTCGGCATCCTGCGCCCGGGCGCGGACGACGCGCTCGCGACGGGCCGGTTCGTGCACGTCTGGGTCGACCGCGGCACACGGCGCCCGGTCCCCGTCCCCGACGGCATCCGCGCCGCGATCGAGCGCGACCTGCTGACCTGA
- a CDS encoding aldose 1-epimerase family protein, producing MNTSTAAPRAVRALPTGTQHTLTRGDAEAVVAAVGASLRTYTVGGVDVVLPFAETESAPAFSGAVLAPWPNRLTDGEYTFDGTAYEVPVTEHARRTALHGLVAYVAFTATEQSDERLVLEHTIVPTPGYPWSVHLAVTYTLDDDGLRVEVTATNLDDTAAPYGVGFHPWLSPGDAAVDECTLQVDADAHVTVDGRLLPTGTEPVSGTFDLRAATSLRGVALDDAWVGITRDAERRSWIRLGRPDGRTVAMWADETFAAWQVCTGDGIPRIDRRGVAAEPMTCVADAFRTGTDLVRLEPGARHHVTWGLQLR from the coding sequence GTGAACACGAGCACCGCCGCGCCCCGGGCCGTCCGCGCCCTGCCGACCGGCACCCAGCACACCCTGACCCGCGGCGACGCCGAGGCGGTGGTCGCCGCCGTCGGCGCCAGCCTGCGCACCTACACGGTCGGCGGCGTGGACGTCGTCCTGCCGTTCGCCGAGACCGAGTCGGCGCCCGCCTTCTCGGGCGCGGTTCTCGCGCCGTGGCCGAACCGCCTCACCGACGGCGAGTACACGTTCGACGGGACCGCCTACGAGGTGCCCGTCACCGAGCACGCGCGCCGCACGGCGCTGCACGGTCTCGTCGCGTACGTCGCCTTCACGGCGACAGAGCAGAGCGACGAGCGGCTCGTCCTCGAGCACACGATCGTCCCGACGCCGGGCTACCCGTGGTCGGTGCACCTGGCCGTCACCTACACGCTCGACGACGACGGCCTGCGGGTCGAGGTCACGGCGACCAACCTCGACGACACCGCGGCGCCCTACGGCGTGGGCTTCCACCCGTGGCTCTCCCCCGGCGACGCGGCCGTCGACGAGTGCACGCTGCAGGTCGACGCCGATGCGCACGTGACGGTCGACGGCCGCCTGCTGCCGACCGGGACCGAGCCGGTGAGCGGCACGTTCGACCTGCGGGCCGCGACCTCGCTGCGTGGCGTCGCGCTCGACGACGCCTGGGTCGGCATCACGCGCGACGCGGAGCGCCGGTCGTGGATCCGGCTGGGCCGCCCGGACGGTCGGACGGTCGCGATGTGGGCCGACGAGACGTTCGCCGCGTGGCAGGTCTGCACGGGCGACGGGATCCCGCGCATCGACCGCCGCGGCGTCGCCGCGGAGCCCATGACGTGCGTCGCGGACGCGTTCCGGACGGGCACCGACCTGGTCCGCCTCGAGCCGGGCGCGCGGCACCACGTGACGTGGGGTCTGCAGCTGCGCTGA
- a CDS encoding M15 family metallopeptidase has translation MGPEHNEATPRPTRRSLREAERRAAGQTSSAVLTPPGVPVTSAPQPVGPALPSWSQPRPDGGSAQPVPRASYGAAATARTTPPPNAPRTTLPAPGARTTLPTPGARTTLPRPDARTTLPAPGARTALPRPDARTTLPAPGARAGAAAPSVSGPRASALQPAANLGPSWTAGSAPRPPARDEAPADRAPHATEPGATAAHPRPAPAPSWSSLTATATAAPAARSAVETTVMAPLPLDDEPEPAPVAARTTTTARTPDVERAATRSRTDSTRPTNRHQARMPRLAVRLGVLGALAGVTVVIPTVSQGALEGVGVPGTDARAAEASLPDTVSALTASSLSILPPSSLVSADGALAAREAAGSSRTEVRSALPGCDGTDRPAGENGLLRTADLCTLWDGHTQLRADAAVSLAEFNQAFVARFGGDLCLSSGYRSLAQQRVVKAQKGGLAAAPGKSNHGWGLAVDLCQSQTSGAKWAWILDNGPAFGWENPAWAKRGGSGPYEPWHWEYAKGVQEDGEYYGR, from the coding sequence GTGGGGCCCGAGCACAACGAGGCGACCCCCCGGCCGACCCGTCGCAGCCTCCGTGAGGCCGAGCGCAGGGCGGCCGGTCAGACGTCGAGCGCCGTGCTCACGCCCCCGGGCGTGCCCGTGACGTCCGCCCCGCAGCCCGTCGGCCCCGCCCTCCCGTCGTGGAGCCAGCCGCGCCCCGACGGCGGGTCCGCGCAGCCCGTCCCCCGCGCGTCGTACGGCGCGGCCGCGACGGCCCGCACGACGCCGCCGCCGAACGCGCCCCGCACGACGCTCCCGGCCCCGGGTGCCCGGACGACGCTGCCGACGCCCGGCGCCCGGACGACGCTCCCGAGGCCCGACGCCCGCACGACGCTGCCCGCGCCCGGTGCCCGCACGGCGCTCCCGAGGCCCGACGCCCGCACGACGCTGCCGGCGCCCGGCGCCCGCGCCGGCGCAGCTGCGCCGTCCGTCTCCGGCCCCCGCGCCTCGGCTCTGCAGCCCGCCGCGAACCTCGGCCCCTCGTGGACCGCGGGCTCCGCGCCCCGGCCGCCCGCACGCGACGAGGCCCCGGCCGACCGTGCACCGCACGCCACCGAGCCCGGTGCCACCGCCGCGCACCCGCGCCCCGCGCCTGCGCCGTCGTGGTCCTCGCTCACAGCGACCGCCACCGCCGCGCCCGCCGCCCGGTCGGCCGTCGAGACGACCGTCATGGCGCCCCTCCCGCTCGACGACGAGCCCGAGCCGGCCCCGGTCGCCGCCCGCACCACCACCACGGCCCGCACTCCCGACGTCGAGCGCGCGGCCACGCGGTCCCGCACCGACTCCACCCGCCCGACGAACCGGCACCAGGCCCGGATGCCGCGGCTCGCGGTGCGCCTCGGCGTGCTGGGAGCGCTGGCCGGCGTGACCGTCGTCATCCCCACGGTCAGCCAGGGCGCGCTCGAGGGCGTCGGCGTGCCGGGCACGGACGCGCGCGCCGCCGAGGCGTCGCTCCCGGACACCGTCTCGGCGCTCACCGCGTCGTCGCTGTCGATCCTCCCGCCGTCGTCGCTCGTGTCGGCGGACGGCGCGCTCGCCGCCCGCGAGGCCGCGGGCAGCAGTCGGACCGAGGTGCGCTCGGCGCTCCCCGGCTGCGACGGCACGGACCGCCCCGCGGGCGAGAACGGCCTGCTGCGGACCGCCGACCTGTGCACGCTGTGGGACGGCCACACGCAGCTGCGCGCCGACGCGGCCGTGTCGCTCGCCGAGTTCAACCAGGCGTTCGTCGCGCGGTTCGGCGGCGACCTGTGCCTCAGCTCCGGCTACCGCTCCCTCGCGCAGCAGCGCGTGGTCAAGGCGCAGAAGGGCGGCCTCGCCGCCGCACCCGGCAAGAGCAACCACGGCTGGGGCCTCGCCGTCGACCTCTGCCAGAGCCAGACGTCCGGTGCCAAGTGGGCGTGGATCCTCGACAACGGGCCCGCGTTCGGCTGGGAGAACCCGGCCTGGGCCAAGCGCGGCGGCAGCGGCCCGTACGAGCCGTGGCACTGGGAGTACGCGAAGGGCGTCCAGGAGGACGGCGAGTACTACGGGCGCTGA
- a CDS encoding hemolysin family protein — MSSNVALLVGVLLLAGNAFFVGAEFAIISARRSQIEPLAEAGDRRARTVLWAMEHVSLMLACAQLGITVCSTSLGVVAEPAIAHLIEDPLHALGVSSDLTHPIAFVLALAIVVYLHVVLGEMVPKNLAVAGPERAVLMFGPPLVWIARMVRPVIAALNWLANHALRLVGVEPKDEVSSAFTAQEVHSIVERSQAEGLLEDEQGLLTGALEFSDRTAGDVMVPVDALVTVGPGGTPEEVERLVARTGYSRFPVLDDDGSPAGYLHLKDVLYADADARKLPVPTWRVRALAVVAPGDEVEDALAAMQRSGAHLARVDDGGRTVGVVFLEDILEELVGEVRDAMQRGQTF, encoded by the coding sequence GTGAGCAGCAACGTCGCCCTGCTGGTCGGTGTGCTCCTGCTCGCCGGCAACGCCTTCTTCGTCGGCGCGGAGTTCGCGATCATCTCCGCGCGCCGCAGCCAGATCGAGCCGCTCGCCGAGGCCGGCGACCGTCGCGCCCGCACGGTGCTGTGGGCGATGGAGCACGTGTCCCTCATGCTCGCGTGCGCGCAGCTCGGCATCACCGTGTGCTCGACGAGCCTCGGCGTCGTCGCCGAGCCCGCGATCGCGCACCTCATCGAGGACCCGCTGCACGCGCTGGGCGTCAGCAGCGACCTCACGCACCCCATCGCGTTCGTGCTCGCGCTCGCGATCGTCGTCTACCTGCACGTCGTGCTCGGCGAGATGGTGCCGAAGAACCTCGCGGTCGCCGGGCCCGAGCGCGCCGTGCTGATGTTCGGGCCGCCGCTCGTCTGGATCGCGCGCATGGTCCGGCCCGTGATCGCGGCGCTCAACTGGCTCGCGAACCACGCGCTGCGGCTCGTCGGCGTCGAGCCGAAGGACGAGGTGTCGTCCGCGTTCACGGCGCAGGAGGTCCACTCGATCGTCGAGCGGTCGCAGGCCGAGGGGCTGCTGGAGGACGAGCAGGGCCTGCTCACCGGCGCCCTGGAGTTCTCGGACCGCACGGCGGGGGACGTCATGGTCCCCGTCGACGCGCTCGTCACGGTCGGCCCGGGCGGCACCCCGGAGGAGGTCGAGCGCCTCGTCGCACGGACCGGGTACAGCCGGTTCCCCGTCCTCGACGACGACGGCAGCCCGGCGGGCTACCTCCACCTCAAGGACGTGCTGTACGCCGACGCGGACGCCCGGAAGCTGCCCGTGCCGACGTGGCGGGTGCGCGCGCTCGCGGTCGTCGCGCCGGGGGACGAGGTCGAGGACGCGCTCGCCGCGATGCAGCGTTCCGGCGCGCACCTCGCGCGGGTCGACGACGGCGGGCGGACCGTCGGCGTCGTGTTCCTGGAGGACATCCTCGAGGAGCTCGTCGGCGAGGTGCGCGACGCGATGCAGCGCGGTCAGACGTTCTGA
- a CDS encoding hemolysin family protein has protein sequence MLTEWLLVGLGVLLTLGTAVFVAAEFSLVTLDPGVVDKQTAPDDRRGQSVVKALRRLSTELSGAQVGITITTILLGYTTQPAVVRLLGGPLEASPLGRVIGGAVAGLLAIVLVNGFSMVVGELIPKNFAISRPLGTARTVAPLQRGFTTTLRPLISLFNGSANAILRRVGVEPREELAGGRSPQELAALVRRSAEVGTLDESTATLLINSVEFSELTAVDVMTDRGRLVLVRRDEDSAADVIALARTSGHSRFLVIGDSADDVVGLVHLRRAVAVPYEKRAEVPAAALMVDVPRVPETVHLGPLLVELRQGGQLAVVVDEYGGTSGVVTLEDVVEELVGDVADEHDRRRQSAAQSADGSWLLAGVLRPDELAEVTGLRVPEDGPYETLGGLLMYVLGRIPEQGDEVVVDRVRLVVDRMAGRRVERVRVQAVAADEDEEDDA, from the coding sequence GTGCTGACCGAGTGGCTCCTCGTCGGCCTCGGCGTGCTCCTCACGCTCGGCACCGCCGTGTTCGTCGCCGCGGAGTTCTCGCTCGTCACGCTCGACCCGGGCGTCGTCGACAAGCAGACCGCCCCCGACGACCGCCGCGGGCAGTCCGTCGTGAAGGCGCTGCGACGGCTGTCGACCGAGCTGTCGGGTGCCCAGGTCGGCATCACGATCACCACGATCCTTCTCGGCTACACGACGCAGCCCGCGGTCGTGCGCCTGCTCGGCGGCCCGCTGGAGGCGTCGCCGCTGGGCCGCGTCATCGGCGGCGCGGTCGCGGGCCTGCTCGCGATCGTGCTCGTCAACGGCTTCTCGATGGTCGTCGGCGAGCTCATCCCGAAGAACTTCGCGATCAGCCGGCCGCTCGGCACCGCGCGTACCGTCGCACCGCTGCAGCGCGGCTTCACCACCACGCTGCGGCCGCTGATCTCCCTGTTCAACGGCAGCGCGAACGCGATCCTGCGGCGTGTCGGCGTCGAGCCGCGCGAGGAGCTCGCCGGCGGGCGCTCGCCGCAGGAGCTCGCCGCGCTCGTCCGGCGGTCGGCGGAGGTCGGCACGCTCGACGAGTCGACCGCGACGCTGCTCATCAACTCCGTCGAGTTCTCCGAGCTCACCGCCGTCGACGTGATGACGGACCGCGGACGGCTCGTGCTCGTGCGCCGCGACGAGGACTCCGCCGCCGACGTGATCGCCCTCGCGCGCACCAGCGGCCACTCGCGGTTCCTCGTCATCGGCGACTCCGCGGACGACGTCGTCGGGCTCGTGCACCTGCGCCGCGCCGTCGCCGTGCCGTACGAGAAGCGCGCCGAGGTCCCGGCCGCCGCGCTCATGGTCGACGTGCCGCGTGTGCCCGAGACGGTCCACCTCGGCCCGCTGCTCGTCGAGCTGCGGCAGGGCGGACAGCTCGCCGTCGTCGTCGACGAGTACGGCGGCACGTCGGGCGTCGTCACGCTCGAGGACGTCGTCGAGGAGCTCGTCGGGGACGTCGCCGACGAGCACGACCGCCGCCGCCAGTCCGCCGCGCAGTCCGCCGACGGCTCGTGGCTGCTCGCGGGCGTCCTGCGGCCCGACGAGCTCGCGGAGGTCACGGGCCTGCGCGTGCCCGAGGACGGCCCCTACGAGACGCTCGGCGGCCTCCTCATGTACGTGCTCGGCCGGATCCCCGAGCAGGGCGACGAGGTCGTCGTCGACCGGGTGCGCCTGGTCGTCGATCGCATGGCCGGGCGGCGCGTCGAGCGCGTCCGCGTGCAGGCCGTCGCCGCTGACGAGGACGAGGAGGACGACGCGTGA
- a CDS encoding response regulator transcription factor encodes MNSSGAQPPAPSGGAATTVLVVEDEPAIAQAIAHRFTAEGWRVEAAADGPSGVAAATRVRPDVVVLDIMLPGIDGLEVCRQIQAERPVPVLMLTARDDETDMLVGLGVGADDYMTKPFSMRELVARTKALLRRQERAARAAEIAVATTPDPPLVIGDVSIDRAQRRVQRGDQEVHLTPTEFDLLVALAGSSRTVLTRERLLAEVWDWVDASGTRTVDSHVKALRRKLGADLIRTVHGVGYAFEPADESSATRSEGS; translated from the coding sequence ATGAACAGCAGCGGTGCGCAGCCGCCCGCGCCGTCCGGAGGTGCCGCGACGACCGTCCTCGTGGTCGAGGACGAGCCGGCGATCGCGCAGGCGATCGCGCACCGTTTCACCGCCGAGGGCTGGCGGGTCGAGGCCGCCGCCGACGGTCCGTCGGGGGTCGCCGCGGCGACGCGCGTGCGGCCCGACGTGGTCGTCCTCGACATCATGCTGCCGGGCATCGACGGGCTCGAGGTGTGCCGCCAGATCCAGGCCGAGCGCCCCGTCCCGGTCCTCATGCTCACGGCGCGCGACGACGAGACCGACATGCTCGTCGGCCTCGGCGTGGGCGCCGACGACTACATGACGAAGCCGTTCTCGATGCGCGAGCTCGTCGCCCGCACGAAGGCGCTGCTGCGCCGTCAGGAGCGCGCCGCCCGCGCCGCCGAGATCGCCGTGGCGACGACGCCGGACCCGCCGCTCGTCATCGGCGACGTGTCGATCGACCGCGCGCAGCGCCGGGTGCAGCGGGGTGACCAGGAGGTCCACCTCACGCCCACCGAGTTCGACCTGCTGGTCGCGCTCGCGGGCTCGTCGCGGACGGTGCTCACGCGTGAGCGGCTGCTCGCGGAGGTGTGGGACTGGGTCGACGCGAGCGGCACGCGGACGGTCGACTCGCACGTGAAGGCGCTGCGCCGCAAGCTCGGCGCGGACCTCATCCGCACGGTGCACGGCGTCGGCTACGCGTTCGAGCCCGCGGACGAGAGCTCGGCGACGCGGTCCGAGGGGTCGTGA
- a CDS encoding HAMP domain-containing sensor histidine kinase, with product MTAPRHVRGEGRSRLPDVRPLDRFRSIKIKLGVLVAASVALASFITWVGLSQFHLGPSRTLPIAIALSLVVTQLLARGMTSPLREMTHAAGRMADGDYSQRVRATSNDEVGQLAEAFNTMSDDLEQADTFRRELVANVAHELRTPVTALQAQLENIVDGVSEPDPVTMQAALAQTERLGRLVTYLLDLSRLEAGDVPLQIEEVRLDDFLHEAADGAALVGSSKRLTFPVRVEPADLTVAADPERLHQVVANLLHNAVRHSPPDDEVLLVASRVGTDVRIDVVDHGPGIAPEQRAHVFERFVRGNTPAITGQGSTGGTGLGLAIVRWAVDLHGGRIEVADEGPGCTMRVTLPGRPTTARTRTP from the coding sequence GTGACGGCACCGCGTCACGTGCGCGGCGAGGGGCGGTCACGGTTGCCGGACGTCCGCCCGCTGGACCGGTTCCGCTCGATCAAGATCAAGCTCGGCGTGCTCGTCGCGGCGTCGGTCGCGCTGGCGTCGTTCATCACGTGGGTGGGGCTGTCGCAGTTCCACCTGGGCCCGAGCCGCACGCTGCCGATCGCGATCGCCCTGTCGCTCGTCGTGACGCAGCTGCTGGCGCGCGGCATGACGTCGCCGCTGCGGGAGATGACGCACGCGGCGGGCCGGATGGCCGACGGCGACTACAGCCAGCGGGTGCGCGCGACGAGCAACGACGAGGTCGGTCAGCTCGCCGAGGCGTTCAACACGATGTCCGACGACCTGGAGCAGGCGGACACGTTCCGGCGCGAGCTGGTCGCGAACGTCGCGCACGAGCTGCGCACGCCGGTGACGGCGCTCCAGGCGCAGCTGGAGAACATCGTCGACGGCGTGAGCGAGCCGGACCCGGTGACGATGCAGGCCGCGCTCGCGCAGACCGAGCGGCTCGGCCGGCTCGTGACCTACCTGCTCGACCTGTCCCGTCTGGAGGCGGGCGACGTGCCGCTGCAGATCGAGGAGGTCCGGCTCGACGACTTCCTGCACGAGGCGGCGGACGGCGCGGCGCTCGTCGGGTCGTCGAAGCGGCTGACGTTCCCGGTGCGCGTCGAGCCCGCGGACCTCACGGTGGCCGCGGACCCGGAGCGCCTGCACCAGGTCGTCGCGAACCTCCTGCACAACGCCGTGCGGCACTCCCCGCCCGACGACGAGGTGCTGCTGGTCGCGTCGCGGGTGGGGACGGACGTGCGGATCGACGTGGTCGACCACGGGCCGGGCATCGCGCCGGAGCAGCGCGCGCACGTGTTCGAGCGGTTCGTGCGCGGCAACACCCCCGCGATCACCGGGCAGGGGTCGACGGGTGGCACGGGGCTGGGTCTGGCGATCGTGCGCTGGGCCGTCGACCTGCACGGCGGCCGGATCGAGGTCGCCGACGAGGGCCCGGGCTGCACCATGCGGGTGACGCTCCCCGGGCGCCCGACGACGGCCCGGACGCGCACGCCGTGA
- a CDS encoding ABC transporter ATP-binding protein: protein MATTTPLPSHDRVIAVSHLSKSFGPVRAVDDLTFEVHPGRVTGFLGPNGAGKTTTLRMLLGLVRPTSGTATIGGRPYHRLPRPLRTVGAALEASSFHPGRTALDHLRTYAPQVGVPDARASEVLDLVGLGGAADRRVGGFSLGMRQRLALATTLLGDPPVLLLDEPANGLDPEGIRWLRVFLRALAAEGRTVLVSSHVLSEVEQTVDDVVIIARGRLVHASPLDDLVRLARPQVRVVSPDAAGLTTLLARGGWTRAGDPDTTGHAVDLVDVDAATVGAAAFAAGLELHELSTRNPGLEGLFLDMVATPAATKNPEVAA, encoded by the coding sequence ATGGCCACGACGACACCACTGCCGAGCCACGACCGCGTCATCGCGGTCTCCCACCTGTCGAAGTCCTTCGGACCCGTCCGAGCGGTCGACGACCTGACCTTCGAGGTGCACCCCGGTCGCGTGACCGGCTTCCTCGGCCCGAACGGCGCCGGCAAGACGACGACGCTGCGCATGCTCCTCGGGCTCGTGCGACCCACGTCCGGCACCGCCACCATCGGCGGCCGCCCGTACCACCGCCTCCCCCGCCCGCTGCGCACCGTCGGCGCGGCCCTGGAGGCGTCGAGCTTCCATCCCGGCCGCACCGCGCTCGACCACCTCCGGACGTACGCGCCCCAGGTCGGCGTGCCGGACGCGCGCGCGAGCGAGGTCCTCGACCTCGTCGGGCTCGGCGGCGCGGCCGACCGGCGGGTCGGCGGGTTCTCCCTCGGCATGCGGCAGCGGCTCGCGCTCGCCACGACGCTCCTCGGCGACCCGCCCGTCCTGCTGCTCGACGAGCCCGCGAACGGCCTCGACCCCGAGGGCATCCGCTGGCTGCGCGTGTTCCTCCGGGCGCTCGCCGCCGAGGGGCGCACGGTCCTCGTGTCGAGCCACGTGCTGTCCGAGGTCGAGCAGACGGTCGACGACGTCGTGATCATCGCGCGCGGCCGCCTCGTGCACGCGTCCCCGCTCGACGACCTCGTCCGGCTCGCGCGACCGCAGGTCCGGGTCGTGTCCCCCGACGCGGCCGGTCTGACCACGCTGCTCGCGCGCGGCGGCTGGACCCGCGCCGGCGACCCCGACACGACCGGTCACGCCGTGGACCTCGTCGACGTCGACGCCGCGACCGTGGGTGCCGCGGCGTTCGCGGCGGGGCTCGAGCTGCACGAGCTGAGCACCCGGAACCCGGGCCTGGAAGGGCTGTTCCTCGACATGGTCGCGACGCCGGCCGCCACCAAGAACCCGGAGGTGGCGGCCTGA